The proteins below come from a single Serpentinimonas raichei genomic window:
- a CDS encoding HlyD family type I secretion periplasmic adaptor subunit — MSKLEQKTFERIGQATEAGARVGKPLFGKLAQRLARDDEPDGEALDWAADADWAQLQQEPLRARRLLRWSAVLVLVLVLWAAVAKVDQVTRGEARVVPSQQVQIVQSVDGGVVSEILVREGQVVEADQVLLRVDPTRFAANLGETRVSQMALEARAERLRALIQGRSFNPSVALEREAPAIVAQERSLFESRRAEISAQISITQSQLLQRRQELTEAQSRRDSAASSLSLVQRELAATRPLVASGAVSEVEVLRLDQQVSRLVGERDQAAAQIARVLASITEAQRRIEEVQLTARNQMSAELSDTMNRLSALVEGGRALEDRVVRADIRSPLRGTVSRLHVTTMGAVVQPGREVVEIVPLDDALILEARIAPRDIGFLRPGLEAMVKFTAYDFAIYGGLRADVEHIGADTVVDEQGNAFFIVRLRTREASLGEGLPIIPGMVAQVDILTGKRTILSYLLKPVLRAKENALSER, encoded by the coding sequence ATGAGCAAACTCGAGCAAAAAACCTTCGAGCGCATCGGTCAGGCCACCGAGGCCGGAGCGCGCGTGGGCAAGCCCTTGTTTGGCAAGCTGGCGCAGCGCCTGGCGCGCGACGATGAGCCCGATGGCGAGGCGCTCGATTGGGCCGCCGACGCCGACTGGGCCCAATTGCAGCAAGAGCCCTTGCGCGCGCGCCGGCTGCTGCGCTGGAGCGCCGTGCTGGTGCTGGTGCTGGTGTTGTGGGCGGCGGTGGCCAAGGTCGATCAGGTCACGCGCGGCGAGGCCCGCGTGGTGCCCAGCCAGCAGGTGCAGATCGTGCAAAGCGTGGATGGCGGGGTGGTGAGCGAAATTTTGGTGCGCGAAGGCCAGGTGGTGGAGGCCGATCAGGTGCTGCTGCGCGTGGACCCGACGCGCTTTGCGGCCAACTTGGGTGAAACCCGCGTCTCTCAAATGGCGCTGGAGGCGCGCGCCGAGCGCTTGCGCGCGCTCATCCAAGGCCGCAGCTTCAACCCGTCCGTGGCGCTCGAGCGCGAAGCGCCGGCCATCGTGGCCCAGGAGCGCAGCCTGTTCGAGTCGCGCCGGGCCGAAATCAGCGCCCAGATCTCCATCACCCAGAGCCAGTTGCTGCAGCGCCGGCAAGAGCTGACCGAGGCCCAATCGCGGCGCGACTCGGCCGCCAGCAGCCTGAGCCTGGTGCAGCGCGAATTGGCCGCCACGCGACCGCTGGTGGCCAGTGGGGCGGTGTCTGAAGTCGAGGTGCTGCGGCTGGATCAACAGGTCTCGCGCCTCGTGGGGGAGCGCGATCAGGCGGCGGCGCAGATTGCGCGCGTACTGGCCTCCATCACCGAAGCCCAGCGCCGCATCGAAGAAGTGCAGCTCACGGCGCGCAATCAAATGAGCGCCGAACTCTCCGACACCATGAACCGCCTGTCGGCCTTGGTCGAAGGCGGGCGCGCCTTGGAAGACCGGGTGGTGCGCGCCGACATCCGCTCGCCCCTGCGCGGCACCGTCAGCCGCTTGCACGTCACCACCATGGGAGCGGTGGTGCAACCCGGGCGCGAGGTGGTGGAAATCGTGCCGCTCGACGACGCCCTGATTCTGGAGGCCCGCATTGCACCGCGCGACATCGGCTTCCTGCGCCCGGGCCTAGAGGCCATGGTCAAGTTCACCGCCTACGACTTCGCCATCTACGGCGGCCTGCGCGCCGATGTCGAGCACATCGGCGCCGACACCGTGGTCGACGAGCAAGGCAACGCCTTTTTCATCGTGCGCCTGCGCACCCGCGAGGCTTCGTTGGGTGAAGGCCTGCCCATCATCCCCGGGATGGTGGCCCAAGTCGACATCCTGACCGGCAAGCGCACCATTTTGAGCTACTTGCTCAAGCCGGTGTTGCGGGCCAAAGAAAACGCCCTCTCCGAACGCTGA